Proteins from one Embleya scabrispora genomic window:
- a CDS encoding HlyD family efflux transporter periplasmic adaptor subunit: MNFRREALEGLKAPEELDAPIRLVRTRAWALLLALALLLGATAAWSAGGTLPRKVEVPGILTHPLGVSRVQSPQTGLVSNLFVDSATLVPKGTPVLSVVDAQGATQIVRAPFAGRVIGLLVSSGQYISVGTTFMTVERTDANDDRLLATLFVSPRSAGMLRPGTQVDVSVQSAPSQAFGLLRGRITAIDQFPYTAQQVADFLGGDQQAAGRLLSAGGAVRVTVDLETDPRTLSGYRWTNKSGPPFRIDSQTPITGFARLPGERPLDWLLPG, encoded by the coding sequence ATGAACTTCCGTCGCGAGGCCTTGGAGGGACTGAAGGCCCCCGAGGAACTCGACGCGCCCATCCGCCTGGTGCGCACCCGCGCCTGGGCCCTGCTGCTCGCCCTGGCCCTGCTGCTCGGCGCCACCGCCGCCTGGTCGGCGGGCGGCACCCTGCCGCGCAAGGTCGAGGTGCCCGGCATCCTCACCCATCCGCTCGGCGTCTCGCGCGTGCAGAGCCCGCAGACCGGGCTGGTGTCCAATTTGTTCGTCGACTCGGCCACACTCGTGCCCAAGGGCACCCCGGTGCTCTCCGTGGTCGACGCCCAGGGCGCCACCCAGATCGTCCGGGCGCCGTTCGCCGGCCGGGTGATCGGTCTGCTCGTCTCCAGCGGCCAATACATCTCCGTCGGCACCACCTTCATGACCGTCGAGCGCACCGACGCCAACGACGACCGGCTCCTGGCCACGCTGTTCGTATCCCCGCGCAGCGCGGGCATGTTGCGCCCGGGCACCCAGGTGGACGTGTCCGTACAGTCCGCGCCCTCCCAGGCGTTCGGGCTGCTGCGCGGCCGGATCACCGCGATCGACCAGTTCCCGTACACCGCCCAGCAGGTGGCCGACTTCCTCGGCGGCGACCAGCAGGCCGCCGGCCGCCTGCTGTCCGCCGGCGGCGCGGTCCGGGTCACCGTCGATCTGGAGACCGACCCGCGCACGCTCAGCGGCTACCGCTGGACCAACAAGTCGGGCCCGCCGTTCCGGATCGACTCGCAGACCCCCATCACCGGCTTCGCCCGCCTGCCCGGCGAGCGCCCGCTCGATTGGCTGCTTCCGGGATGA
- a CDS encoding SagB family peptide dehydrogenase, with amino-acid sequence MTSLGIPPTAAGAATTVPVERIALHPNARANTDDAGATLLFLGPRGLSLGVLTPGVAAAVALLADRPSSEDDLHRAVLDRDGEGALLKLPALLQRLRAGGWLGTTLEVAGRPVLALRPLAPPAPLARGTAAPDPATRRLSRFAVLRREGEHTVLESPLAAVAADLLDPALAALVAALPHHEVGALPPGGARALELLARHGLLVDPEQEDADPDRAKWSPHELWFHGRTRAGRHDLPYGGTYWRAAAEPPLPVVRPSFDGPTVDLPRPDLDAVRRADPPLTDVLEGRRSVRAHDDTKPLTLAQLGEFLYRTARNRAVLHEDRQEVGDRPYPSGGRCHELELYPLVNNVVGVPPGLYHYDPRDHRLERAAEPGPAVGRLSEIARATALMSTPPQVVLLVSARFGRVMWKYQTMGYALVLKHVGVLYQTMYLVATAMGLGGCGLGGGDSDLFALATGNRWEREGTVGEFLLGTVGPEPNTAVPGGPGGGRP; translated from the coding sequence ATGACCAGCCTCGGTATCCCGCCGACCGCGGCCGGCGCCGCGACGACGGTGCCGGTGGAACGCATCGCCCTGCATCCGAACGCGCGGGCGAACACCGACGACGCCGGCGCCACCCTGCTCTTCCTCGGGCCGCGCGGACTGTCCCTGGGCGTGTTGACCCCGGGCGTCGCGGCGGCCGTCGCGCTGCTCGCCGACCGCCCGAGCAGCGAGGACGACCTGCACCGGGCCGTGCTCGACCGCGACGGGGAGGGCGCCCTGCTCAAACTGCCCGCGCTGCTCCAGCGCTTGCGCGCCGGCGGGTGGCTGGGCACCACCCTGGAGGTGGCCGGCCGACCCGTCCTCGCGCTGCGTCCGCTCGCCCCGCCGGCCCCCCTCGCCCGCGGTACGGCCGCCCCCGATCCGGCGACCCGGCGGTTGTCCCGCTTCGCGGTGCTCCGCCGCGAGGGCGAACACACCGTCCTGGAGTCGCCGTTGGCCGCGGTCGCCGCCGACCTGCTGGACCCGGCGCTGGCCGCACTGGTGGCCGCGCTGCCGCACCACGAGGTCGGCGCGCTGCCGCCCGGCGGTGCGCGCGCCCTGGAACTGCTGGCCCGACACGGCCTGTTGGTCGACCCGGAGCAGGAGGACGCCGATCCGGACCGGGCCAAGTGGTCGCCGCACGAATTGTGGTTCCACGGGCGCACCAGGGCCGGCCGGCACGACCTGCCCTACGGCGGCACCTATTGGCGGGCCGCCGCCGAGCCGCCCCTGCCGGTGGTCCGCCCGTCGTTCGACGGACCGACCGTCGATCTGCCCCGCCCCGACCTCGACGCGGTACGCCGTGCCGATCCGCCGCTGACCGACGTGCTGGAGGGCCGCCGCTCGGTGCGCGCGCACGACGACACGAAGCCGCTGACCCTCGCGCAGCTCGGCGAGTTCCTGTACCGCACCGCGCGCAATCGCGCCGTCCTGCACGAGGACCGCCAGGAAGTCGGCGACCGGCCCTACCCGTCGGGCGGGCGCTGTCACGAACTGGAGCTGTACCCGCTGGTGAACAACGTGGTCGGAGTGCCCCCGGGCCTGTACCACTACGACCCGCGGGACCACCGCCTCGAACGCGCCGCCGAGCCGGGACCGGCGGTCGGCCGGTTGTCCGAGATCGCCCGCGCCACCGCGCTGATGAGCACGCCACCGCAGGTCGTCCTGCTGGTGAGCGCGCGCTTCGGGCGGGTGATGTGGAAGTACCAGACGATGGGTTACGCACTCGTCCTCAAACACGTCGGGGTGCTCTACCAGACGATGTACCTGGTCGCGACCGCGATGGGCCTTGGCGGGTGCGGGCTCGGCGGCGGCGACTCCGACCTGTTCGCCCTCGCCACCGGCAACCGCTGGGAACGCGAGGGAACCGTCGGCGAGTTCCTGCTCGGCACGGTCGGCCCGGAGCCGAACACCGCCGTGCCGGGCGGGCCCGGAGGGGGACGGCCATGA
- a CDS encoding TOMM precursor leader peptide-binding protein, with product MDLPRLKAHLVPRPFGTDRVFLLCEEGHYLVQGKAVAAVLPYLDGTHTIAEITEKLAERFTMGEVVFAISKFQRFGHLVDGAASDDRAGAAAWESLGLDAVEAAHRLRGARIEVAALGAVDAAAVVAALREIGAAVTPVTSAATGAAPTEGGHRPDLTVVLTDDYLDPRLAAMDARLRAAGLPWLLAKPTGADVWTGPYLVPGRTGCWHCLAHRLAGNQQVETFLRRRPDGTVDEEPIRTSLAATAWSVGLSAHLVAAAAAELLAAEGRSGYEGVLVSLHVPSRRLEQHRLIRQPQCPACGDPALLLNRDPRVELVDQAVRFDDEGGHRTMRPDDTFKRLEKHISRLLGAVSALRLLNDVDNGVTFSYSASHNFAVPGPNIGMLRRNLRGQSGGKGRSDVQARVSGVCEAIERYSGVWRGDRRTEPGSFEELGADLAVHPYDLLLYSETQYETREEWNRESAGRLHIVPERFDEKHRLNWTRAWSLTDDRPRLVPAGYSWFGHPDLNEHFYCFSDGNGNASGNTLEEAIMQGLFESCERDAVGLWWYNRALRPGFDLDSLHEPYVDSLRDFYAGMQRTLEVVDITTDLGVPTFAAVSRRTDHPVEDILLGFGAHLDVRIAVLRALTEVNQFLPAVINRNPDGTTAYWEDDPHTLAWLHTATAEQEPWALPARHLPQTTLEGYGVLHSGDIARDIRGTVERLRAVDLEVIVLDQTLPDLELNVAKVMVPGLRHFWRRLGPGRMYDTPVRLGWLAEPVPEADLNPYSVFF from the coding sequence GTGGACCTGCCTCGACTCAAGGCACATCTCGTCCCTCGCCCCTTCGGCACGGATCGGGTCTTCCTCCTGTGCGAGGAGGGCCACTACCTCGTCCAGGGCAAGGCGGTCGCGGCCGTGTTGCCGTATCTCGACGGCACGCACACCATCGCCGAGATCACCGAGAAGCTCGCCGAGCGCTTCACGATGGGCGAAGTGGTCTTCGCGATCTCGAAGTTCCAGCGCTTCGGCCACCTCGTGGACGGCGCGGCGAGCGACGACCGGGCCGGGGCCGCGGCCTGGGAGAGCCTGGGCCTGGATGCCGTCGAGGCGGCCCATCGGCTGCGAGGGGCTCGGATCGAGGTGGCCGCGCTCGGCGCCGTGGACGCCGCCGCCGTGGTAGCGGCGTTGCGCGAGATCGGCGCGGCGGTGACCCCGGTGACCTCGGCCGCGACCGGCGCGGCGCCCACCGAGGGCGGACACCGGCCGGACCTGACGGTGGTGCTCACCGACGACTATCTCGACCCGAGACTGGCCGCGATGGACGCCCGGTTGCGGGCCGCCGGGCTGCCCTGGCTGCTGGCCAAGCCGACCGGGGCGGATGTGTGGACCGGCCCCTACCTGGTCCCCGGGCGCACCGGCTGTTGGCACTGTCTGGCCCACCGCCTGGCGGGCAACCAGCAGGTGGAGACCTTCCTGCGGCGGCGCCCCGACGGCACCGTCGACGAGGAGCCGATCCGCACCTCCCTGGCCGCCACCGCCTGGTCGGTGGGCCTGTCCGCGCACCTGGTCGCCGCCGCGGCGGCCGAACTCCTGGCGGCGGAGGGGCGTTCCGGCTACGAGGGGGTGCTGGTGTCGCTGCACGTACCCAGCCGGAGGCTGGAGCAACACCGGTTGATCCGGCAGCCGCAGTGCCCCGCCTGCGGCGATCCCGCGCTGCTCCTGAACCGCGATCCCCGGGTCGAACTCGTGGACCAGGCGGTGCGATTCGACGACGAGGGCGGGCACCGTACGATGCGCCCGGACGACACGTTCAAGCGGCTGGAGAAGCACATCAGCCGACTGCTCGGCGCGGTCAGCGCGCTGCGCCTGCTCAACGACGTGGACAACGGCGTCACCTTCAGCTACTCGGCCAGCCACAACTTCGCCGTACCCGGACCCAACATCGGCATGTTGCGCCGCAATCTGCGCGGCCAGAGCGGCGGCAAGGGCCGCAGCGACGTCCAGGCCCGGGTCAGCGGCGTGTGCGAGGCGATCGAGCGCTACTCGGGGGTGTGGCGCGGCGACCGCCGGACCGAGCCGGGTTCGTTCGAGGAGTTGGGCGCCGACCTGGCCGTGCACCCGTACGATCTGCTGCTCTACTCCGAGACCCAGTACGAGACGCGCGAGGAGTGGAACCGCGAGTCGGCCGGACGCCTGCACATCGTGCCGGAACGATTCGACGAGAAGCACCGACTGAACTGGACCCGGGCCTGGTCGCTGACCGACGACCGGCCCCGCCTGGTGCCGGCCGGCTACTCCTGGTTCGGCCACCCCGACCTGAACGAGCACTTCTACTGCTTCAGCGACGGCAACGGCAACGCCTCCGGGAACACCCTCGAAGAGGCGATCATGCAGGGGCTGTTCGAGAGTTGCGAGCGGGACGCGGTCGGCCTGTGGTGGTACAACCGGGCGCTGCGCCCGGGCTTCGACCTGGACTCGCTGCACGAGCCGTACGTGGACAGTCTGCGCGACTTCTACGCCGGGATGCAGCGCACCCTGGAGGTCGTCGACATCACCACCGACCTGGGCGTGCCCACGTTCGCCGCGGTCTCCCGGCGCACCGACCACCCGGTGGAGGACATCCTCCTCGGCTTCGGCGCCCACCTGGACGTGCGCATCGCGGTGTTGCGCGCGCTGACCGAGGTCAACCAGTTCCTGCCCGCGGTGATCAACCGCAACCCCGACGGCACCACCGCCTACTGGGAGGACGACCCGCACACCCTGGCCTGGCTGCACACCGCCACCGCCGAGCAGGAGCCGTGGGCGCTGCCCGCACGGCATCTGCCGCAGACCACGCTGGAGGGCTACGGCGTCCTGCACAGCGGCGACATCGCGCGCGACATCCGCGGCACGGTGGAGCGGTTGCGCGCGGTCGACCTCGAGGTGATCGTGCTCGACCAGACGCTGCCCGACCTGGAGTTGAACGTGGCCAAGGTGATGGTCCCGGGGCTGCGGCACTTCTGGCGCCGGTTGGGCCCGGGGCGGATGTACGACACGCCCGTGCGGCTCGGCTGGCTGGCCGAACCGGTGCCCGAGGCCGACCTCAACCCGTACAGCGTCTTCTTCTGA